Sequence from the Temnothorax longispinosus isolate EJ_2023e chromosome 6, Tlon_JGU_v1, whole genome shotgun sequence genome:
TGATGTTCGCTcctattctttttttcgagtttttttttgaattttttttgaaagaacgttgaaaaaattagaagcatAAGTCAGTCCACTGTAGGCTGTTgcttgaacatttttatatataacgcaaattttttcaaatttttttaaagcaattttccaaaataaaaaaaattgtatcggaaaaatctgaaaaaattctcaaaaatcctgcgttatatataaagatattcaaGCAACAGCCTACAATAGATTGACTTatgcttctaattttttcaacgtttttttttttcgaaaaaaattcgaaaaaagtTCGAAAAAGCTCAAAAaagctcgaaaaaaaaatagaagcgaACGCCGGCCTACTCTAGCtgggttaaaaattttgatatctgaTATaggatttttgagaattttttcagatttttaaattgtggcCAACGATATattggtttaaaaaattagaaataaatcaaatttataaaaaaaaatctgagtGTATTTTAGAGTTGgaacaataacataaaaaatcgcgGACCAAATCAGAGAGATCGAGGGTCAAACCCAGGTCAATTTGGCatgaaatattctatatatacatatatatatatatatatgtgtatatatatatatatacatatatatatatatatatatatatatatatatatatatatatatacatatatggctACGTACGATCGCTGGGCGTCCGCATCTCGCCACGCGCTTGCATTTGGCAGTAGGCCGAGCTAATATGGcgattttttatcattaataactcgttaactattgcgaaaattgcaaaatggtaCAGGACTTTTGGACTCGGTTTAATCCGCTCTATCTGTACACGAGCATTGTCCCAAATATTCTGGgacacacacacgtacgcacacacatacacacacgcacgcacgcacacatgtttatatgtatgtatatttatttatttatttatttatttatttatttatttatttattaacgcaACTATTATACAATACTTTTAGGGATTTGATTTTCCACTTGGGGTTGTAGTTTGCCACTTGGTCATAAAATTTGCACTGTCCGCATTAATAAGATGCATTAGAAGATGTTACAATGGTAAACGGATTAATCTTCCAtggcaaaatataatttactcaATAATGGTACCTGGCATAGCCAGCGGTGTCGATATTGGTTTATCAAATTGGGCACTTTCATTGATCTCGATATCTTTGTAAGTATTATAAATCTTAGAACaacttagaaaatattatatatattaaaatgttaatgatttattacatatattagtTGTACGTGACATTTCTTTCTAGAGTCACTATGACTAAATCAAccactattatatttattcttggATTTTCTCTTCTATTCAAATTAGAGAAAAAGGTAAGACTGATTTTCAATGAAACTATGGTATTTatcaagtatttattaagCTTATACCTTTAGCAGGTAagtaataattactatttattgcAGTCGTGGTCTCTAGTAGGAATAGTGGTGATGATAGCAGGAGGATTAGCAATGTTTACTTATAAATCTACTCAATTTGGCATTCTTGGTTTTATATTGTGTCTCTTGGCATCATTCGCAAGTGGTATTCGATGGACTATGACACAACTCATTATGCAAAGATCCAAACTTGGTCTCCATGATCCAATAGACATGATGTATTATATGCAGCCTTGGATGCTGTTACCCGCAATGTCAGTGACTTTGTGGTTTGAAGGTAACTCTCTATTTTTACAAcagaattttaatagaattctACAATTGATTAGACCTCATAAGTCACCCCAATGAAAaacagttcttttttttaacattttatggtttgttgtaatataatatcttattataatttccagttaaaaaaatgttttaaatttcagGTGGCAGAATATACGACGGTATTAGAATCACCGATTGGGGCAATATCGGTAGCATTTTACTGACTACAGGTGCTGTAGTAGCAGGTGCCATTTTAGCATTTAGTATGGAAGTGATGGAATTCTTAGTTGTTACTTATACCTCTAGTCTGACATTGTCGATCTCGGGAATATTTAAGGTAAAATGACATTAATCTCAATTTTATTGGTTTTTTCCATATTGCAACACATGTCATGTTTATCTCTATTACAATCAATCTCTATtacaaacaataatttaaaaaaatgcaagattagataaaatttagatattaagagattattagattaatattacataattacacGTTTCTACAaactttattaacaaaaacatGTCAAAAACGTTTCATagataatttcatttttttctgattttttataGGAAATATGTACATTAGCGTTGGCCTTTGTGTTGAAAGGTGACCAAATGACTGGCCTTAACTTTGTAGGATTGTTAATGTGCCTTGGTGGTATAATACTTCACGTTATCCAGAAGGTATTGCTTAAAGGAAAGAAAGTAGTTGATAATATAGAATTACAATCGAAAATGGCAAGCAACAGTGCTAAACACGAAGAAGGAACTGATTCAAATGTGCCATTACTGACGGAAAA
This genomic interval carries:
- the LOC139814037 gene encoding solute carrier family 35 member C2 isoform X1, producing MTRSHVKYQIARDDVDTSEYLPQNAPDFQNVTKPEPTFWRIASHVFLLISAYFILSISLTFYNPWLYNTYGFDFPLGVVVCHLVIKFALSALIRCIRRCYNGKRINLPWQNIIYSIMVPGIASGVDIGLSNWALSLISISLVTMTKSTTIIFILGFSLLFKLEKKSWSLVGIVVMIAGGLAMFTYKSTQFGILGFILCLLASFASGIRWTMTQLIMQRSKLGLHDPIDMMYYMQPWMLLPAMSVTLWFEGGRIYDGIRITDWGNIGSILLTTGAVVAGAILAFSMEVMEFLVVTYTSSLTLSISGIFKEICTLALAFVLKGDQMTGLNFVGLLMCLGGIILHVIQKVLLKGKKVVDNIELQSKMASNSAKHEEGTDSNVPLLTEKSTSLMNLLNAEFSSDEDGDLREGDNSTQILSDILQRREQ
- the LOC139814037 gene encoding solute carrier family 35 member C2 isoform X2, with the translated sequence MTRSHVKYQIARDDVDTSEYLPQNAPDFQNVTKPEPTFWRIASHVFLLISAYFILSISLTFYNPWLYNTYGFDFPLGVVVCHLVIKFALSALIRCIRRCYNGKRINLPWQNIIYSIMVPGIASGVDIGLSNWALSLISISLVTMTKSTTIIFILGFSLLFKLEKKSWSLVGIVVMIAGGLAMFTYKSTQFGILGFILCLLASFASGIRWTMTQLIMQRSKLGLHDPIDMMYYMQPWMLLPAMSVTLWFEGGRIYDGIRITDWGNIGSILLTTGAVVAGAILAFSMEVMEFLVVTYTSSLTLSISGIFKEICTLALAFVLKGDQMTGLNFVGLLMCLGGIILHVIQKVLLKGKKVVDNIELQSKMASNSAKHEEGTDSNVPLLTEKSTSLMNLLNAEFSSDEDGDLREESSAEEEEPEEG
- the LOC139814037 gene encoding solute carrier family 35 member C2 isoform X3, with translation MALQYIFCHLVIKFALSALIRCIRRCYNGKRINLPWQNIIYSIMVPGIASGVDIGLSNWALSLISISLVTMTKSTTIIFILGFSLLFKLEKKSWSLVGIVVMIAGGLAMFTYKSTQFGILGFILCLLASFASGIRWTMTQLIMQRSKLGLHDPIDMMYYMQPWMLLPAMSVTLWFEGGRIYDGIRITDWGNIGSILLTTGAVVAGAILAFSMEVMEFLVVTYTSSLTLSISGIFKEICTLALAFVLKGDQMTGLNFVGLLMCLGGIILHVIQKVLLKGKKVVDNIELQSKMASNSAKHEEGTDSNVPLLTEKSTSLMNLLNAEFSSDEDGDLREGDNSTQILSDILQRREQ